Proteins from a single region of Plasmodium gaboni strain SY75 chromosome 2, whole genome shotgun sequence:
- a CDS encoding hypothetical protein (conserved Plasmodium protein, unknown function): protein MEGDKYKKLYVYNHGFLEQPFYRRNMNDKDIHLKELKRVDEFGIYNNINNKNIQVRVNENNNKEKKKKEVNYTCDNNKYVTLKNKMHVNKNVNNSNINKIKIVPIIKCSNYKIKNNPISHLKMNYENTFVKLSNFSNIKNGCSDKNNVMNGKIDQHKSEQLNNDNIKKLLYDYCIYREDTINTKKNISYNKMDSFKNNEENINYMDNNNNNNNNNNKSNNNNNIKSNNNIYCSYSNKVNQNNINHTHLKTEVVNPKNSHTQYGQAISLLDELQNNHNSVNKFHNHIYENNNSLVNYKSDKGIDLHNKMMNIEKDKNEIIKREKKKHEEKYYNNIFLNTLNDNSNKAIITPCDHEEMKRYKEGYRNITSDMINKIFEKMMAEKKNILKMKNFNDVIKKKITMAKEKILNSNSTINMKKVCFYNSKDEDLFNEKENNYYKYGLSGVKEEDINVIKNNVKSDNINNIKNDSVSKNIHINNKKKKDDYPINNSAGLLLDFDLCKRKVLEILKNVQSSKKKNKIITNNNHSSDNKNYHNSDNNNNNACNKLEKDEEKKEKKKIKKKNKGKNKGKNKSKNKSKSKNKSKNKSKNKSNIINNKYDNMNNQYDNMGEQSINNENMDKQNVNIQNEGNGLNNKNNDLLNVYISPNVNNNSLSSICEKKNKEENKMHDNKFLNSSNKMKFPEITMENSNDKMLVYDNLTVLNGKEQKSVKQKCSSIKGTDFLIDQFYDSYNMRNEKIKDDNVQVGDICNEKENIKINIKSNYDDDNNNDGVKTNMIIKDNSYVSTLSPNEINFISNNDNCFNSNDISCDEKYISNDVEEEEDDEEELCSNNILVKDIEEKKMCGKLFFEEICVFRINEKNDPEHGNLRNNNHNEDSQKKMYNNYEDIQSNNKQSMNPFCKKGEIEKSQGTNLFYDNYINSVDITKLELNKNCYQHINSEVQNLIRKENSYAAEMNVGLVFRKYIPILINLSCNYLLIKKNEKNVITCISYTNIIDVKIVKKSKKNKERYLFKIVYVFKKKEQKTEKNVTLLFRANLMEIFEMIKRRVDYCIIPNEDDKNISLQDQKQKKTKKKKQKKEQQEEEEKMKKNKKTKEYVDIETVYEYVIEKYKRVHVLYLGRLLQIVEKIFKKYLLKYSFHKLRILYEYKREMEKLKKNYIQCIYDISDKLEFLIKKKMQHYFNHIIINSYESSFINYQIKTNDMLYNLLLKEKSAYQDHLGKNYILILYKVLLSMYKKKMIIYFRSFVYNNINVSKKKNAFAYTLTRVNSILVLYERRIKAYIFSKLKFNYDNVSYFCFIMYKIYLRRIFYGYIRIRDNRMNIKNMIEKNVYRLVKLISKISDNHKYNAFLKLQKYVYEQNEKKNKMICDNLIYANNELCNNLDKIAIEKGINQIDCLIKFKRKECLMKYFYTLKGPQINTERFYYCIRYCSIFSFVLNKIIQKKVQHIFFQFVLKTLQRNNKNRLTHAIKLLQVLIHKKEKKTVIDLLQLYDKYPYIFQYKDLTKIEVFVICVQNFVTVYNRKLLLNFLLKLHYLKYQEQFMKTYNGIGSIYKFVHVLDKKLMKNIREAFRLILQNDKYLRGKMDMKKMEQMDMKMERIDVNMEKIDMKMEQMDVNMEQMDVKMDQMDVKMKRMSKKKGKQIHVNYNNKASSSSSPSPMLRYNKYNDMSSNSASLIKKYPFLIYNSEISPDCTTMADDKLSLPSNDSVTHIFSYAYEDMDKIKKKIYEFNNKMNNLDL, encoded by the exons ATGGAGGgtgataaatataaaaagttaTATGTCTACAATCATGGGTTTTTAGAACAGCCATTTTACAGAAGAAACATGAATGATAAAGATATTCATTTGAAGGAATTAAAAAGAGTGGATGAATTtggaatatataataatataaataacaaaaatatacaaGTAAGAgtaaatgaaaataataataaagagaaaaagaaaaaagaagTGAATTACACTTGTGATAATAACAAATACGTTACATTGAAAAACAAAATGCATGTTAAcaaaaatgtaaataattcaaacataaataaaataaaaatagtccctataattaaatgtagtaattataaaataaaaaacaatCCTATATCACATTTGAAAATGAACTATGAAAATACATTTGTCAAATTATCAAATTTTTCaaacataaaaaatggTTGTTCCGATAAGAATAATGTAATGAATGGAAAAATAGATCAACATAAATCAGAACAgttaaataatgataatataaaaaaattgttataTGATTATTGTATATATCGTGAAGATACTATAAACactaaaaaaaatatttcatataacaaaatggatagttttaaaaacaatgaagaaaacataaattacatggataataataataataataataataataataataagagtaataataataataatattaaaagtaataataatatttattgtaGTTATTCAAATAAAGTCAACcaaaacaatataaatcataCACATTTGAAAACAGAAGTTGTTAACCCAAAAAATAGTCATACACAATATGGACAAGCCATATCATTACTTGATGAGTTAcaaaataatcataattcagttaataaatttcataatcatatttatgaaaataataattcacTTGTCAATTATAAATCTGATAAAGGCATAGACCTTCATAATAAGATGATGAACATAGAAAAggataaaaatgaaatcATTAAACGGGAGAAAAAGAAAcatgaagaaaaatattataataatatatttttaaatacattaaatgataattcAAATAAGGCTATTATTACTCCTTGTGATCATGAAGAAATGAAAAGATATAAAGAAGGGTATCGAAACATCACAAGTGATATGataaacaaaatttttGAAAAGATGATGGctgagaaaaaaaatatattaaaaatgaaaaatttcaatgatgttattaaaaaaaagattaCAATGgcaaaagaaaaaatacTTAATTCAAATAGTACAattaatatgaaaaaggtttgtttttataattctAAGGATGAGGatttatttaatgaaaaagaaaataattattataaatatggTTTAAGTGGGGTAAAGGAAGAAgatataaatgtaataaaaaataatgtaaaaagtgataatataaataatattaaaaacGATAGTGTaagtaaaaatattcatataaataataagaagaaaaaggATGATTACCCTATTAATAATAGTGCTGGGTTATTATTAGATTTTGATTTGTGTAAAAGGAAGGTTTTGGAAATACTTAAAAATGTGCAAtcatcaaaaaaaaaaaataagattataacaaataataatcatagtagtgataataaaaattatcataatagtgataataataataataatgcATGTAATAAACTTGAAaaagatgaagaaaaaaaggaaaaaaaaaaaattaagaaaaaaaataaaggtaaaaataaaggtaaaaataaaagcaaaaataaaagcaaaagtaaaaataaaagtaaaaataaaagtaaaaataaaagtaatattatcaataataaatatgataatatgaataatcAATATGATAACATGGGTGAACAAAGcataaataatgaaaatatggATAAGCAAAATGTTAATATTCAAAATGAAGGTAATGgtttaaataataaaaataatgatcttttaaatgtttatatatcacctaatgtaaataataattctttatcTTCAATttgtgaaaaaaaaaataaggaaGAGAACAAAATGCATGACAATAAATTTCTTAATAGTAgtaataaaatgaaatttCCAGAGATAACTATGGAAAACTCAAATGATAAAATGTTAgtatatgataatttaaCTGTATTAAATGGAAAGGAACAAAAAAGTGTAAAACAAAAATGTAGCAGTATAAAAGGAACAGATTTTTTGATAGATCAATTTTATGattcatataatatgagaaatgaaaaaataaaggatGATAATGTGCAAGTAGGAGATATATGTAatgaaaaggaaaatataaaaataaatataaaaagtaattatgatgatgataataataatgatggTGTCAAAACCAACATGATTATAAAAGATAACAGTTATGTAAGTACCTTATCACCTAACGAAATAAACTTTATTAgtaataatgataattgttttaatagtaatgatatatcatgtgatgaaaaatatatatcaaatgATGTGGAAGAGGAGGAGGATGATGAGGAGGAACTTTGTTCAAATAACATTCTTGTAAAAGATATagaagaaaagaaaatgtgtggtaaattattttttgaagaAATTTGTGTATTCAGaataaatgaaaagaatGACCCTGAACATGGAAACCTAAGAAACAATAATCACAATGAGGATAGTCAAAAGAAGatgtataataattatgaagatatacaaagtaataataaacagAGTATGAACCCTTTTTGTAAAAAAGGTGAAATCGAGAAGAGCCAAGGGActaatttattttatgataattaCATTAACAGTGTGGACATAACAAAATTAGAATTAAATAAGAATTGTTATCAACATATTAATTCTGAAGTTCAGAATTTAATtagaaaagaaaattcCTATGCAGCCGAAATGAATGTAGGGTTAGTGTTTCGGAAGTATATTCCTATTCTGATAAATTTGTCATGTAATTATTTgcttataaaaaagaatgaaAAGAATGTGATTACTTGTATATCATATACTAACATTATAGATGTAAAAATTGTAAAGAAgagtaaaaaaaataaggaacgatatttatttaaaatagtttatgtatttaaaaagaaagaaCAGAAAActgaaaaaaatgtaacTCTTTTATTTCGAGCAAATTTAATGGAAATTTTTGAAATGATAAAAAGACGAGTAGATTATTGTATAATACCAAATGaagatgataaaaatatttcattacAAGAccaaaaacaaaaaaaaacaaaaaaaaaaaaacaaaaaaaagagcAACAGGaggaagaagaaaaaatgaaaaaaaacaaaaaaacaaaagaatATGTAGATATCGAAACGGTATATGAATATgtaatagaaaaatataaaagagtacatgtattatatttagGACGTTTATTACAGATTGttgaaaaaatttttaaaaaatatttattaaaatattcatttcATAAATTAAGAATActatatgaatataaacgtgaaatggaaaaattaaaaaaaaattatattcaatgtatatatgatataagTGACAAATTAGAATTccttataaaaaaaaaaatgcaacattattttaatcatataataataaatagTTATGAATCAAGTTTTATTAACTATCAAATCAAGACAAATGAcatgttatataatttacttttaaaagaaaaatcTGCTTACCAAGATCACTTaggaaaaaattatattttaatattatacaaGGTATTACTTAGTATgtataagaaaaaaatgattatcTATTTTAGATCTTTTGtatacaataatataaatgtaagtaagaaaaaaaatgcGTTTGCATATACATTAACTCGTGTAAATAGTATTTTAGTTTTATATGAAAGACGGATTAAAgcatatattttttccaaattaaaatttaattatgataatgtatcatatttttgttttattatgtataaaatatatttaagaaGAATTTTTTATGGATATATACGCATACGAGATAATCGTAtgaatattaaaaatatgattgaaaaaaatgtttaCAGACTTGTTAAATTAATTTCAAAAATAAGTGAtaatcataaatataatgcatttttaaaattacaaaaatatgtttatgaacagaatgaaaagaaaaataaaatgatatgtgataatttaatatatgcAAATAATGAATTATGTAATAATCTAGACAAAATAGCTATTGAAAAAGGAATTAATCAAATAGATTGTTTAATCAAATTTAAACGAAAAGAATGTCTAATGAAATATTTCTATACATTAAAAGGTCCACAAATTAATACTGAACGATTCTATTATTGTATAAGATATTGTAGTATCTTTTCATTtgtattaaataaaattatacaGAAGAAAGTGcaacatatttttttccaGTTTGTACTTAAAACATTGCAAcgaaataataaaaatagatTAACACATGCTATCAAATTATTACAAGTGTTAATAcacaaaaaagaaaaaaaaactgTTATAGATTTATTACAATTATATGACAAAtatccatatatatttcaataCAAAGATTTGACAAAGATAGAAGTTTTTGTTATATGTGTACAAAATTTTGTAACTGTATATAACAGAAAGTTGTTATTAAactttttattaaaattgcattatttaaaatatcaaGAGCAATTTATGAAAACATATAATGGTATTGgaagtatatataaatttgttCATGTCCTGGACAAGAAGCTCATGAAAAATATACGTGAGGCATTCCGtttaatattacaaaatgataaatatcTAAGAGGAAAAATGGACATGAAGAAGATGGAACAGATGGATATGAAGATGGAGAGAATTGATGTGAATATGGAAAAAATTGATATGAAGATGGAACAAATGGATGTGAATATGGAACAAATGGATGTGAAGATGGATCAAATGGATGTGAAGATGAAAAGAATGAGCAAGAAGAAAGGAAAACAAATACATGTAAATTACAATAATAAAGCatcttcttcatcttcTCCTTCACCTATGTTACgttataataaatataacgACATGTCATCGAATTCGGCAAGTCTTATAAAGAAGTATCCATTCCTTATATACAATTCGGAAATATCTCCGGACTGTACAACCATGGCAG ATGATAAATTATCGTTACCATCGAACGACTCGGTTACACACATATTTTCCTACGCATACGAAG ATATGGATAAgattaagaaaaaaatatatgagTTCAATAACAAAATGAACAATCTTGATTTGTAG
- a CDS encoding putative iron-sulfur assembly protein, giving the protein MLKFLSTKCKQFNSFNHIIINHKIYFPSKSNKCYFSSSIKDVEKKNEEPIIQLTNDAINKMKEINLKYKNSKALKVCVEAGGCSGFQYSFSLIDKNKIKDKEQIVYDKDCIVVIDKQVIDILKNSKIHYINNLISKKFTIENIQNISSKCSCGNSFDIDFV; this is encoded by the coding sequence ATGTTAAAATTTTTAAGTACGAAATGCAAACAGTTTAATTCATTCAAccatattataataaaccataaaatatatttcccttctaaaagtaataaatgttatttttcttcttccATAAAAGATGTAGAGAAAAAGAACGAAGAACCTATCATCCAATTAACGAATGATGctataaataaaatgaaagaaataaatttaaagTATAAAAATTCCAAAGCTTTAAAAGTTTGTGTAGAAGCAGGTGGGTGCTCAGGATTTCAGTATTCTTTCTCATTaattgataaaaataaaataaaagataaagaaCAAATAGTTTATGATAAAGATTGTATCGTAGTAATCGACAAACAAGTTATtgatattttaaagaataGCAAAATACATTACATTAATAATCTTATATCTAAAAAGTTTACAATTgaaaatatacaaaatatttcttcCAAGTGTTCATGTGGAAATTCCTTTGATATTGACTTTGTATAA
- a CDS encoding serine repeat antigen 8 → MFIYLLLYKNIHLIIYIFFPCVAVHSNILINCFGVLHCNICRTILRNCFLSGTADLEKCISCEEKYYKISPCTQNHESFLMSKSDMNNTFVELKDHDELTDEKMKNVITEIIEIAIDRHTLGLHDFSSATDEYKEKIKMLCMFSNYKDNYENANNHKQAKVEIVEEHINKIVETYINEENNMEHMKDLLKNPALCLKNPNHWIKDRAGFKDDDKPSVGIIPERKLFRPYDVKVLKSSLYASSTNCDRQFCDRFSDSNECEHRIRVLNQGKCGNCWVFASSVVIEAYRCRKGLGFAEPSIKYVTLCKNKYLMDIDNNPFGHYNDNICKEGGHLSYYLETLEKSNMLPTSYDVPYNEPIKGTECPDNKETWSNIWKGVNLMDKIYGGYIYHGYFKVSFKDYVFSNRTNDLINIIKDYIIQQGSLFVSMEVTDKLTFDHDGTKVMMSCENNDSPDHALVLIGYGDYIKTNGKKSSYWLLRNSWGSQWGDKGNFKLDMYGPNNCNGRVLYNAFPLLLNMSHNPIDAPLPKDLASTDTRVRYRQSDFNQNRNRNNYPSYDKNNNDSYDRNELDPYNKNDDNNYNPYNKAHYNDRTDDSYYDNNDDYNNAHIRRNTRRFKKRIIKYFLYARIGNTVYKRTILSKRKDEYKEPYSCLRTFSFEKASDLKCRSNCEMHIDKCKHYSSIGECLIRRSPNYKCVYCGM, encoded by the exons atgtttatttatttgttactttataaaaatatacacttaataatatatatattttttcccTGTGTTGCAGTAcattcaaatatattaattaattgTTTTGGAGTTCTACATTGTAATATATGCCGAACAATATTAAGAAATTGTTTTTTATCTGGAACGGCTGATTTAGAAAAATGTATTTCATGTGAAgagaaatattataagatTAGCCCCTGCACACAAAATCATg AAAGCTTTTTGATGTCCAAATCAGATATGAACAACACATTTGTAGAGTTAAAGGATCAc GATGAATTAACAGATGAGAAGATGAAAAACGTAATCACAGAAATAATCGAAATTGCCATAGACAGACATACTTTGGGTTTACACGATTTCAGTAGTGCTACTGATGAATATAAagagaaaataaaaatgttatgTATGTTTTCTAACTATAAAgataattatgaaaatgCTAACAATCACAAACAAGCAAAAGTAGAAATTGTTGaagaacatataaataaaattgttgaaacatatataaatgaagaaaataatatggaaCATATGAAAGATTTATTAAAGAATCCAGCtttatgtttaaaaaatcCTAATCATTGGATTAAAGATAGAGCAGGTTTTAAGGATGATGATAAACCTTCTGTAGGTATAATACCTGAGAGGAAATTATTCAGACCTTACGATGTTAAGGTTTTAAAAAGTTCTTTATATGCTTCTAGCACAAATTGTGACAGGCAATTTTGCGATCGTTTTTCTGATTCAAATGAATGTGAGCATAGAATTAGGGTCCTCAATCAAGGGAAATg tGGTAATTGTTGGGTTTTTGCCTCCAGTGTTGTTATAGAAGCATACAGATGCCGAAAAGGGTTAGGATTTGCTGAACCCtcaataaaatatgtaacattatgtaaaaataaatacttAATGGATATCGACAATAATCCCTTTGGTCATTATAATGATAACATATGTAAAGAAGGTGGTCATCTTTCTTACTATTTAGAAACTTTGGAAAAGTCTAATATGTTACCTACATCTTATGATGTACCTTATAATGAGCCTATAAAAGGAACAGAATGTCCTGATAATAAAGAGACATGGAGTAATATATGGAAAGGTGTAAATTTAATggataaaatatatggaggatatatatatcatgGATATTTTAAGGTATCCTTTAAAGATTATGTATTTAGTAATAGAACAAATGatttgataaatataataaaagattatattattcaacAAGGATCATTATTTGTGTCTATGGAAGTAACAGATAAATTAACATTTGATCATGATGGGACTAAAGTTATGATGAGTTGTGAAAACAATGATAGTCCAGATCATGCCTTAGTATTAATAGGATATGgtgattatataaaaacaaatgGGAAAAAAAGTTCTTATTGGTTATTAAGAAATAGTTGGGGATCACAATGGGGTGATAAAGGGAATTTTAAATTAGATATGTATGGTCCAAATAATTGTAATGGTAGagtattatataatgcATTTCCTTTACTTTTAAATATGTCACATAATCCAATAGATGCACCTTTACCTAAGGATTTAGCTTCAACAGATACAAGAGTTAGATATAGACAATCTGATTTTAATCAGAATagaaatagaaataattatCCATCTTATGATAAAAACAATAATGATAGTTATGATCGAAATGAACTTGATCCatataataagaatgatgataataattataatcCTTATAATAAAGCTCATTATAATGATAGAACAGATGACTcttattatgataataatgatgattataataatgcACATATTAGGAGAAATACAAGGCGTTTCAAGAAAAGAATTATCAAATACTTTTTATATGCAAGAATTGGAAACACTGTATATAAGAGGACAATACTTAGTAAAA gAAAAGATGAATACAAGGAACCATATTCTTGTCTCAGAACTTTTTCATTCGAAAAAGCCTCAGATTTGAAGTGCCGTAGTAATTGTGAGATGCACATTGATAAATGTAAACATTATTCATCTATAGGAGAATGCTTAATACGACGTTCCCCCAATTATAAATGTGTATATTGTGGAATGTAA
- a CDS encoding serine repeat antigen 7: protein DVICCTNVIVGQDKPTSQITAGVSSGDGSVSASTANSLAGGISGGEPQSHSTLDGSASGEQRTTISPTVQQDQERGSTSTVSQDPTKESESLAIPNPVPLTPGAAGDHVARIPLPKLPSEDSESSTSVTDIEIKSALLKNYDGVKITGPCRSYFRVFLVPHITVYVYATYDRIQLEPKFGPSDLIDISDLTNKCNKDSDKHFKLVLYIKENILTLKWKVQDKDSQPTNINVDVKKYRIPQLERPFTSIQVHTVNTKYGIIESKNYDINSDIPEQCEAISTNCFLSGSLDVENCYHCTLLAKKVDSKNECFNYVSKEGKELINKNVEEKNKTFKGEDEDLDSNEQKLEESIDNILSNIYKIYENKQDKEINKSNYNNKKELLSVEELNNGLKNELLNYCSLLKEVDTSGMLDHHEIGNEIDIFNNLTRLLRAHPGESTYVLNEKLRNPALCFKNINEWLVNKKGLLLSKEKMKKLSTSEYNMKDLEESEYERSISDDMFEKDMNGVIDLSLIDSEKKLKSPYFRRNKYCNNEYCDRWKDKTGCISKIEVEEQGNCGLCWIFASKLHFETIRCMRGYGHFRSSALYVANCSDRDSDEICYVGSNPVEFLEIVEETGFLPLESDVPYYYTDAGNDCPEPEKNWINLWGSTELLNHKSPRQRTSTRGYISYESSNFSDNMDLFIKIIKREIQNKGSVIAYIKTENVIDYDFNGKGVHNMCGDKEPDHAANIIGYGNYIDEEGEKKSYWLIRNSWGYYWGDEGNFRVDMYGPSYCKYNFIHTVVVFKVDLGIIEVPKKEEESEYFSYFLKYTPNFLYNLFFNNYTTNEEHKLNNQPNMNQHNNKKNKKENYISGQDEPSNGKVESQEQNNKKTEIYHILKHIKDAKIKRGLVKYGSLLETKKEHTCSRTYSIDPERHDECNKFCIDNWKTCKDHYSPGYCLTKLYTKDDNCFFCNV from the exons gATGTTATCTGTTGTACAAATGTAATAGTAGGACAAGATAAACCTACTTCTCAAATTACTGCTGGAGTAAGTTCAGGAGATGGAAGTGTATCTGCTAGTACAGCGAATAGTCTTGCTGGAGGAATTTCGGGAGGTGAACCTCAATCTCATAGCACACTAGACGGTTCTGCTTCAGGTGAGCAAAGGACTACAATTTCTCCAACGGTACAACAAGATCAAGAAAGAGGTAGCACTTCTACCGTATCTCAAGATCCTACCAAAGAATCAGAATCTCTTGCAATTCCAAATCCTGTTCCGCTAACTCCAGGAGCTGCAGGTGATCATGTAGCACGAATTCCACTTCCTAAACTTCCTTCAGAAGATTCTGAATCCTCAACTTCTGTAACTGATATTGAAATAAAATCTGCTCTTTTAAAAAACTACGATGGAGTAAAGATTACTGGTCCGTGTAGGTCCTATTTCCGTGTCTTTTTGGTTCCTCATATTACTGTTTATGTATATGCAACATATGATCGAATACAATTAGAACCCAAATTTGGTCCATCCGATTTGATAGATATAAGTGATTTAACtaataaatgtaataaaGATTCTGATAAACATTTCAAATTAgttttgtatataaaagaaaacatATTAACTCTCAAATGGAAAGTACAAGATAAGGATTCACAACCAAcaa atATTAATGTGGATGTAAAGAAATATAGAATCCCCCAATTGGAGAGACCATTTACATCAATACAAGTACATACAgtaaatacaaaatatgGCATTATTGAAagtaaaaattatgatataaatagtGATATTCCAG aaCAATGTGAAGCTATTTCGACAAACTGTTTCTTAAGTGGAAGCCTCGATGTAGAAAATTGCTACCATTGCACTTTACTAGCTAAAAAGGTGGACAGCAAAAATGAATGCTTTAATTACGTTTCTAAGGAAGGaaaagaattaataaataaaaatgtggaagaaaagaataaaacatttaaaGGTGAAGACGAGGATTTAGATTCTAACGAACAAAAATTAGAAGAATCGATTGATAACATATTAAgcaacatatataaaatttatgaAAACAAACAAGATAAGGAGATAAACAAAAGTAATTACAATAATAAGAAAGAATTACTTAGTGTAGAAGAATTGAATAATggtttaaaaaatgaattattaaattattgtagtttattaaaagaagTAGATACAAGTGGAATGTTAGATCATCATGAAATAGGTAATgaaatagatatatttaataatttgaCAAGATTATTAAGAGCACATCCAGGTGAAAGTACTTATGTATTAAATGAGAAATTAAGAAATCCTGCtttatgttttaaaaatataaatgaatggttagtaaataaaaaaggtttattattatccaaagaaaaaatgaagaagtTATCAACATctgaatataatatgaaagaTTTAGAAGAATCAGAATATGAAAGATCTATATCAGATGATATGTTTGAAAAGGATATGAATGGTGTTATTGATTTAAGTTTAATTGATAGTGAGAAGAAATTAAAATCTCCTTATTTcagaagaaataaatattgtaATAATGAATATTGTGATAGATGGAAAGATAAAACAGGATGTATATCAAAAATAGAAGTAGAAGAACAAGGTAATTGTGGCTTATGTTGGATATTTGCATCTAAGTTACATTTCGAAACTATTAGATGTATGAGAGGATATGGTCATTTCAGAAGTTCAGCATTATATGTAGCTAATTGTTCGGATAGGGATTCTGATGAAATATGTTACGTCGGATCTAATCCAGTGGAATTTCTAGAAATTGTTGAAGAAACAGGATTTTTACCCTTAGAATCAGATGTaccatattattatacagATGCAGGTAATGATTGTCCAGAACCAGAAAAAAATTGGATAAATTTATGGGGAAGTACTGAATTATTAAATCATAAAAGTCCAAGACAACGTACGAGCACAAGAGGATATATTTCATATGAAAGTTCAAATTTTTCAGATAATATggatttatttattaaaataataaagagAGAAATTCAAAATAAGGGTTCTGTGATTGCATATATCAAAACAGAAAATGTTATAGATTATGATTTTAATGGCAAAGGAGTTCATAATATGTGTGGTGATAAAGAACCTGATCATGCTGCTAATATTATTGGATATGGTAATTATATTGATGAAGAAGgtgaaaaaaaatcttATTGGTTAATCAGAAATAGTTGGGGTTATTATTGGGGAGATGAAGGAAATTTCAGAGTAGATATGTATGGACCATCatattgtaaatataattttatacataCTGTTGTTGTATTTAAAGTTGATTTAGGAATTATTGAAGTACctaaaaaagaagaagagTCAGAATATTTCAGttactttttaaaatatacaccaaatttcttatataatctattctttaataattatactACAAATGAAGAGcataaattaaataatcaACCTAACATGAATCAACATAATAAcaagaaaaacaaaaaggaaaattatatttctGGTCAAGATGAACCATCTAATGGAAAGGTAGAATCACAAGAAcaaaataacaaaaaaacagaaatttatcatattttaaaacatattaaaGATGCAAAGATTAAAAGAGGTTTAGTTAAATATGGAAGCTTATTAGAAACCAAAAAGGAACATACTTGTTCTAGAACCTATTCCATAGATCCAGAAAGACATGATGAATGTAATAAATTTTGTATAGATAATTGGAAAACATGTAAAGACCATTATTCACCAGGTTATTGTTTAACCAAGCTCTATACAAAAGATGataattgttttttttgtaacgtgtaa